AAGCTTTTTCTCTTAAGCCTTGTGTCGACAGTCTATCGACATTGCTTGGCATTCCTGTATTATTTGCTTCCGACTGTATTGGTGAAGATGTTTCTGCGATGAAGAAGTCTTTGAAGCCTGGAGAGGTGCTAGTATTGGAGAATCTTCGTTTCCATGCTGCCGAGACAAAGCCCGAAGAAGACTCTTCTTTCAGTGAATCTCTCGCCGACGGTGCTGATATTTATGTCAACGATGCTTTCGGTACGGCACACCGCAAACATTCTTCGACGTTTTATATTGCTAAGCATTTCCCCGGCAATGCCGTAAGCGGATTTCTTATGGACAAAGAGATCGCCTTCCTTGGCGACGCTCTTGCTGACCCCAAGCGTCCATTCTATGCCGTTATCGGTGGCGCCAAGGTGTCGTCAAAACTCGGAGTCTTACGTTCTCTTATAGAAAACGTCGATGGCATCATAATCGGTGGTGGCATGTCATATACTTTCTTAAAAGCGCAAGGCATCGCTATCGGAGACTCTATTTGTGAAGAAGATCTCCTCCAGGAAGCTCTCGATATCATCGCTTCGTGCCGTGAGAAAGGCGTAAAATTAATACTGCCCGATGATATTGTCGTTGCCGACAGCTTCGATGAAAATGCTATGACACAGATTATCGCCACTAAAGACGGCATCCCCGACGGATATCAGGGTATGGACATAGGTCCTAAAACAATAGAAACATTCTCTGAGATGCTTTCGTCAGCAAAGACGATATTATGGAACGGTCCTTTAGGAGTCTATGAGATGAAGCCTTTTGCAAAAGGAACGGAAGCTATAGCATATACCCTAGCAGAATCGGAAGCAACGACGATAGTAGGAGGTGGCGACTGTGTCGCTGCCGTCAAAACTGCTGGTGTCGCCGAGAAGATATCGCATATATCGACTGGTGGCGGTGCTGCTTTGGAATATATCGAAAAAAGAACTCTCCCCTGCGTCGAGGCTCTCGTAAACCCATGATAATAAATATTTTAAGCACTCCGGGCATTTCCTTTTTATTAACAAGGAGAGATATTTATCTTGCAAACGAATAAAAAAAACGTTATATTAAGAGCCTTCTTTTTATGTTTTAACATAATGGTGATGAAAGCAAAAAAAATACAGTTTTCAGATCGATACGCTCGTTTCCGGGCGTTGTTTTTTTTAAACAATAGCTGCTATACCAATATTATCGGTATATAAACATGTCACAACCTACGAGTAAGAGCACAGGGTTCGGCAAGCTCCGTTCGTTTTTTTGGCCCGTACGTCGTTACGAGCTTAAGAAGCTTCTTCCTATGCTCATTCTTTTCTTTTTGATATCTTTCGCTTATAACATTCTGAGGGGCGTCAAAGACACTCTCATCGTCACGGCCGAGGGTTCTGGTGCCGAAGCGATACCATTCATTAAGATGTATGCGATGTTCCCTGCTGCTATATTTCTTACTGCTCTTTTCACGCGTCTTTCTACGCATTTCAGTAGGGAGAACGTTTTTTATATCATGATATCGGTATTCATGATTTTCTTCTTATTCTTCGGCACTGTGTTATATCCTAATCGTGAGCTATTACATTTACATAGTTTTGCGGCATTCTGCACTGCCAATCTCCCTGAGGGTTTCATGGGTTTTATTGCCATGATACGGTACTGGATCTTCACATCTTTCTATGTGATGGCGGAGCTGTGGGGGGCTTTACTTCTTTCTTTACTTTTCTGGGGTTTCGCCAATGACATCACCAAGATCTGTGAAGCCAAGAGATTCTATGGTCTTTTCGCCATAGGAGCGAATGTTGCGAGCATAGTTTCCGGTCAAGTTTCGATATTTTTATCACGGAGATCCTTCAATCCAAGGCTTCATTTCGGCAGTGAAAGCTGGGAGCAATCGCTTATGCTTCTTATTTTTGTTGTCGTCATCATCTGCCTTTTGCTTATGGTAGTATTCCGTTGGATGCACTGTCACGTTCTCACTGACCCTAAACTTTGCAATGTAAAGGCCGTTACTGAGACTGCTTCTAAGAAGACGAAGATGTCGTTACGGAAAAATATTGCGTATATCCTTTCTTCAAAATATCTTTTAGGCGTTGCTGTTATCGTCGTCACCTATAATGTCGTCATAAACCTCGTAGAGGTCGTCTGGAAACACCAGATCAAGCTATTATACCCTTTACCTGCCGACTACAATGTTTATATGAACCAGATAACGACAATGACAGGCATTGTCGCCACTCTTATCGCCCTTCTTATCTCCGGAAATGCTATAAGAAAATGTGGCTGGACGTTTACTGCACTAATAACTCCAATAATTTTACTTGTCACGAGCGTAGTGTTCTTCGGAACTCTTCTTTTCAGCGGACATTTCAGCGACGTCTTAATATCTTTTACTGGGATGACGCCTCTTTACCTTGTCGCCTTCGTAGGATCCGCTCAAAACATTTTAAGCCGCGCCTCGAAATATACTGTCTTCGATGCCACTAAAGAAATAACTTACATCCCCCTCGATAGAGACGCTAGGATAAAAAGCAAGTCTGCCATCGACGGTGTGGGCTCTCGCATGGGGAAATCCGGCGGTGCTATAATTCACCAAGTTCTTCTTATGATCTTCGGTTCTTTGGCGGTAACAGCGCCTTATGTCGCAGTAATTCTGATTGTAATAATCGTTGGGTGGATCATCGCCACAAAAAGGATCGGAAAGAAAGTCGACAAAGTCGTCAATGATCACGAGTTTGCTATCTTCAACAAAAACGGTGTCATTTCTGGTGAGCGTGTCGACATTTCAGCGCCTAAAAATAGCGGATAGTTCTAGCGTATGGCTGATAGGAAAAGAACAGGATTTTTCTTTCATTTTAAGGCTCTGTACGTTATAATTCTTTTTTTATACCACAAAAATAAAGGAACCTATGTCTTCACGTCTTCCTAAAGTTGCTATTGTCGGGCGTCCCAATGTTGGGAAGTCTGCGTTATTTAACAGGATCTGCAAAAAACGTATTGCCATCGTCGACGAATCTGAGGGTGTCACTCGTGACAGGCTTTATGCCGAAGCTGAGTGTTTTGGTGTAGACTTTGAAGTCATCGATACTGGTGGTATTGCTCTAAACTCCCCTCTTCCTTTCAACGAAGAGGTCAAGCAGCAAGCTTCTATTGCCATCGAAGAGGCTGATAGCATAATTTTTGTTGTAGACGGAACTGTAGGAACTATAACTCTCGACGTCGACGTCGCGAATATTTTGAAGCGTTCCGGCAAGCCTCTTATTCTCGCCGTCAACAAGGTCGACACTCTCGACCAGGAACGTCTAATCCACGATTTTCATGGCCTTGGAATTTCTAATATCGTTGGTGTTTCAGCACTTCATGGCATAAACGTCGCAGAAATGCTCGAAGGTGCTCTTAGTCCGTTATCGTCCTCTAACGAGGGCCATTACGACAGTGGTGCTACTAAAGTCGCCATCATTGGAAGGCCTAATGTTGGGAAGTCTACGCTTATCAACACCCTTGTTGATGAAAGGCGATGTGTCGTCAGTCCTATTGCTGGCACTACGCGTGACAGCATCGACATCGAATTTTCTTATAAAGACAGCGACTATGTTTTCATCGACACTGCGGGGATACGTCGCAAGACTTCTGAGCATGAAGTTGTCGACAAGTTTGCCAGCATCCGCACTGAGCGTGCTGTCGAGCGCGCCGACATCTGTGCTCTTATGATCGACGCCCAGCAGGGAATGACTACTCAAGAGAAAAAGATCGCCCGTATGATCGAAGAGAAAGGGAAGGGATGCATACTTTTGTTTAACAAGTGGGACCTTGTCAAGGGTTTTAGGATGGAACACTGTCTTGGTAGCATCCGCGAGGAGATACCTTTCCTCAAACACTGTCCTGCTATTTTCATTTCTGCTTTGGACGGAAGGAACCTCGATAAGCTTTTCGATGAGATCCATATTGTCAAGACCGCTTCCGAGACACGCATCAGCACTCCCCAGCTCAACGATATTGTCTCTGCTGCTATGGCGCGTGTGGCGCCTCCTATGATACAAGGCAAGAGGTTAAAGATATACTATTTGACACAGACGACGTCGACACCGCCGACGTTTATTATCTTCGTCAACAAGCCCAAGCTCATGGGAACATCATATAAGAGATATATCTACAATCAGCTACGTAAGACACATCCTTTCACTGGGATGCCTGTAAACTTCATATTACGTGGAAAACAGCAAAAAACAATGATCAATTCTCAATGATCAATGATCAATGATCAATGATTAGTGAGGCGAGAGCTTCTTACAATGCTGAATAGCTGATGTTACGCGCTACCGATTTTTTACCACAAAGTTTCCCAGGATGCTTTGCCGCTCCTGCAATAAAAAGTAACAAGCCCCA
The window above is part of the Waddliaceae bacterium genome. Proteins encoded here:
- the der gene encoding ribosome biogenesis GTPase Der, which translates into the protein MSSRLPKVAIVGRPNVGKSALFNRICKKRIAIVDESEGVTRDRLYAEAECFGVDFEVIDTGGIALNSPLPFNEEVKQQASIAIEEADSIIFVVDGTVGTITLDVDVANILKRSGKPLILAVNKVDTLDQERLIHDFHGLGISNIVGVSALHGINVAEMLEGALSPLSSSNEGHYDSGATKVAIIGRPNVGKSTLINTLVDERRCVVSPIAGTTRDSIDIEFSYKDSDYVFIDTAGIRRKTSEHEVVDKFASIRTERAVERADICALMIDAQQGMTTQEKKIARMIEEKGKGCILLFNKWDLVKGFRMEHCLGSIREEIPFLKHCPAIFISALDGRNLDKLFDEIHIVKTASETRISTPQLNDIVSAAMARVAPPMIQGKRLKIYYLTQTTSTPPTFIIFVNKPKLMGTSYKRYIYNQLRKTHPFTGMPVNFILRGKQQKTMINSQ
- a CDS encoding NTP/NDP exchange transporter, producing the protein MSQPTSKSTGFGKLRSFFWPVRRYELKKLLPMLILFFLISFAYNILRGVKDTLIVTAEGSGAEAIPFIKMYAMFPAAIFLTALFTRLSTHFSRENVFYIMISVFMIFFLFFGTVLYPNRELLHLHSFAAFCTANLPEGFMGFIAMIRYWIFTSFYVMAELWGALLLSLLFWGFANDITKICEAKRFYGLFAIGANVASIVSGQVSIFLSRRSFNPRLHFGSESWEQSLMLLIFVVVIICLLLMVVFRWMHCHVLTDPKLCNVKAVTETASKKTKMSLRKNIAYILSSKYLLGVAVIVVTYNVVINLVEVVWKHQIKLLYPLPADYNVYMNQITTMTGIVATLIALLISGNAIRKCGWTFTALITPIILLVTSVVFFGTLLFSGHFSDVLISFTGMTPLYLVAFVGSAQNILSRASKYTVFDATKEITYIPLDRDARIKSKSAIDGVGSRMGKSGGAIIHQVLLMIFGSLAVTAPYVAVILIVIIVGWIIATKRIGKKVDKVVNDHEFAIFNKNGVISGERVDISAPKNSG
- a CDS encoding phosphoglycerate kinase produces the protein MKKNHSLQDLIGELSGKKVLIRVDFNVPLDDDGVIVDDTRIVAALPTIRAVLDNGGAAIIMSHLGRPKGVRDEAFSLKPCVDSLSTLLGIPVLFASDCIGEDVSAMKKSLKPGEVLVLENLRFHAAETKPEEDSSFSESLADGADIYVNDAFGTAHRKHSSTFYIAKHFPGNAVSGFLMDKEIAFLGDALADPKRPFYAVIGGAKVSSKLGVLRSLIENVDGIIIGGGMSYTFLKAQGIAIGDSICEEDLLQEALDIIASCREKGVKLILPDDIVVADSFDENAMTQIIATKDGIPDGYQGMDIGPKTIETFSEMLSSAKTILWNGPLGVYEMKPFAKGTEAIAYTLAESEATTIVGGGDCVAAVKTAGVAEKISHISTGGGAALEYIEKRTLPCVEALVNP